The Methanosarcina barkeri MS DNA window ATTAGTCTGAAGTTCAGGTAAGTCTAAAGTTCAAATAAGTCTTAAATTCAGATTAGTCTGAAGTTCAGATACGTCTTAAATTCAGGTAAGCCTGAAATCTATATGAGTCTGAAGTTCAGGTTAGCCTGAACCTATTTTTTAATTATATCATTTTATATATATAAATTTGAGTGTACAAATTTCTCACCTCATTTTACCGACAAAGTTTCTTTATACTCTTTATATTCTTTACATTCTTTTTTCATTCGCTGATAATTCGGGATTTTTCCAGCCGATTCAAAATTTCAAGCAGCTTCTTTTTGAACCTGTTGACTTCCCGAATCTGCTTAAGATATGCCTCCCACTCTTCTTTCTTTCCAATAGATTCCAGCGTCTCCTTTATTCTTCGAAGGTATATTGATGCTACTTCATAAGATCTTACTTTTGCTTTGGAAATCAAATCTTCTGCAATGTTTTTCCAGATTTCAATCGCAACCTCAGGATATTTGTCCTTTACGGCTTTCGCAATTTCTTCTTCTAAGATGGATCGTCCGGATTTCTCGGCTTCACCTTTTCTTTTTTTAAACTCTTCATACCAGTGAACTACCTCATCAGCATCATCTTCTTGAATAGCTATCTGTATCAACAGATCAAGGACAGGAGGTTTAATTTTTTTTAACGAGCTTGATTCCAGCAGCCCTGTTTTTGGGAGAGAGCCAGGAAGAATTGAAAGCTCTTCTGCAACTTCAGGCTTGTTGACTGGCAATTTTCCGTTTTTCAAATACTGGAGGGCAGACTCTCGGATTTCCTTCCATTTCCCTATTTTTTTAGCGGCTTTCTGCATCCTGATATAGCTGGACAGTTGTGGAAATTTGAAAAATTCTTCTGTTTCAAGAGCAGCTACAAAAGACCAGTTTTCCTCTATCTCGTTAATTTCAATAAGAGTTTGCAAGAGCTCGTAGGCGGTGCCAGGATCATATTCTCTCAGTTTCTTGATTCCCCTATAAATCCATTCTTCAGCTTTCTTTTTTTGCCCGGAATCGAGCAGTTCTCTAACAAGCCTTGTATAATTGCCTGTCCTTTCGGCTTCGAGCTCGGAGATCGGGATAATCTCTTCCGAATGACCAGCTTTTCTCAGGGCATCGATAAGCCTGTCAATAACATAATCCCGTTCCCAGGATGACTCGTACAGGATGTCTGTTTCTTTTTCTTTTGCGGCTTCTTGGAACCGGACTTTCAGGGCTTCTGCAAATAGCATCCACTCTTCCTGAGTATGGTCTTCTCTCCATAGAGTGGGTGCATTCAGAATGTTGTAATCGTCTTTTAGCTCAAGCTCAAGGGCGTAAAGCATTTTCTCATGTGCAGAAAGAGAGGATTGGGATAAAGCCCTGAACACTACATCTATGCAGTCGGAGATTTGTGTTCCTATATCCCCTTCGTCATATTCTTCAATTTCTTTATATCTATCCATAAGCTCTTTTCCAATATCGAGCAGCTCGTCAGGATGCCCTGAATCAAGGAGGCTTTCCAGCCGAATCTGTACCTCTGAAAAATCAGGCATTTCTTCGCCTTCGTAAGTCCAGAAATCAGAACTCTTTAATTCTCTCCATAGCTCGTCCATCTCGGAATAGATACCCCCAATAACTCTTTCCGGATTTTCAGAGGCAAGGGTCTGGCGGTCCTTCAGATATCTGCCAAGCATGTTATCTTTCTTTGCAAACGTTGTCAGTATCTCGATTAATTCCGGTTTTTCCAGCTTTTCCAGATATTCCTGGAAAATCCGTGGAGATGCCTCGGCCTCGTAGGCTTCAGAAACTCCGGCTCCTGCAAATCCTCGTCTGGATCTTTTAATAAGGATGTCTTCCTCAGTAACAACCGGCACATCTTCTCCCTGCTCAATAAGGTCAAGATATTCAAGTACGGCTGCAACTCCGTGTTTGCAGTCATGCCCGACAGGACAGGTACAGATAGAACTCAGTTTCCCGTTTTTCAGGGAAACTTCAGTGAAATACTCTATTGTTCCCTCTACCCGCGCGACTAGGCTGCATGAGGAAGTGCATTTGAGTTCTTTCACCCGCTTCTCTTCCTGATACTTGATCCCCTTTGCAGTGGCTTTTCCTCCAGCCCAATCCTGAAGGTCACTCCATTTAAGTTCCTTGAAGGTCCGGGCATTTTTGCTTTCTTCTTGCATATGTGATTATTTATATAAACGTAATATAAAAATAAACTTTAGCTTCTGTTATATAATTCAGTGTTTTAGGTGCCAGTTGCAAGCCAGCATTGCAGAGGACGAAATCTTGTTTTTTAGATGTTAACTACTAAGCTGACATAGAATTGCTGAATATCGAAGAGCTGAATATCGAAGACGGTCTCAATTACTTGTTTTTAAATCCCTATTGTGTGCCTCAATGGTGTGGAGCCGTCAGAGTTTAAGTCCGAAATTTCCTGTGTCAATCCAGTTCACTGAGATAAGAGACCAGAAATCCACTGCGAACTTACTCAGGACATATTCATAGGGCAGCCAGCCATATCCCTGATCTCCCCAGCCTGTGCCCCATGAGTTGCGAGTCAGGAAGGAACCAGTGGTTTCCTTGTTGCTTAGGTGTTTTTGATTTTCATATCATCGTCATATCCGACAGCAACGACTGTATGGCCCCATATTGCCTGTTCTTTGGGACCTGGGAAGGGGATTCCACCTTTTACCATCTGTATCGTTGAAAGAGGGAAAACCAAAGAAACCAAACATTGAAGGTATTCCTGCCGCAAGGTACTTTTTCACGCTAAAAAGAACATCTGAAGGCAGGGTGTTCATACCCTCTGTGGGTCATGGCAGAAATATTTCAGGGCTTCAAAATTATCGGCAAGCGAATATACAAAGTTCGAGGTTTCTTCATCAAAGGTTGGTTCCCCTGCCGGGCCCGGGATTTTTCTGTCAATATAAGGGTGATATTTCTCAGGAGGGGTCCCGCAAAGAACAAGGGCTGCCATAGTATCTCGGAGCCAGGCTCCGGTATCTCCTTTAACGCCCATCAGGTTTCTTGTCGTCTTGTAAACAAAAAGCCTTGATCCGTCATGTATTTTCCAAAGGCCCGACTCTGGAAGTATTCAATCACTCCTACGCTCGCGTGGGCAGTACAAGAACCCAGATCCATCTGATTTTCAATCGGTGAACACCAGCTTCTAAGATCTACCAACGTGGGCAGCTCAGGAACTTTAGATTTCTTTTTGGAGGATAGGAGACCGAGTTTTTCTGCCATTTCGGGAATTTTGGTATCTTCTATTGTTCCTTCTGTGTAATCTCTCAAGTCCGGCAATGGAGGAAGCTAAAGAAAGTCTAAAAATTCATTAGTAAATCCTTCTGGTGCCCAATTAATATATTACCCTCATCTTGTTACAACATTTTGCTTTGATAGATGACTTAAATTTGAATCGAATCCATGGAAAACTTTGTATATATTGTAATATATTTCTATATTATGGCTAACTTCCCATTGGATAGTAATATATAACAATTGATGAAACAGCAAGTATAGTGATGCACTCTTCATATACAGCATTTGAAAAGAATCAGAATACAAGCGAATATACTGAAGAATATATTACAAATTCAATAGAAGAATGTGATTTTTTAATGAAAGATACATTGTGTAAACTTAGAGATGCCATAGAATCTCTTTCACGAGATTACTTCAAAGAATAGAAAGATCAAATGTCAGTAACCGATGCTACAGCAATGCTTTCTCGTCGGAATGCGTTTATCCGTGAGTTGTCTGAAGCAAGAAATTACCTGATTGCAGAACTTGTAGGATATCGAAAGTATGTTAATGAGATGTCGAAAGAAATAGATATTATGCCGGAAACATTCTGATGAAACAGTTCAATGAAAGCCGATAAGGTCAGGACAGGAAGCATCACAAAATTTAATATTGTTGTAGAATGTGAGAAAACGTAGACAGCTCTCTGAAAGAGTACAATTACCTTGGAAGTAACAAATGAAATTATAAATAGTTCTTTTCATTACATGATGGTCTAACGTGATGGTCTACGAAAACAGATTTTGAACCAAAAACAAATAGTCGCCGGATAAACTCAAACTCTCAGTTTACTAATTATGAATAAGCCACTATACTAAACCAGGAAAACAAATGCATAAGAAAAATAAGCAGGCTTAAAGTGGGATCAAGATTAATTATTTTTCATTTAAGAGCTTTTTTCTCGATATTGAGGTTTAAATTCTCCTGGTCCAGGCTGGTAATTTAAAACTAGAGAATAAAATTGAGGGCTTTTTGGATATATCCCCCAACTTCTCTACATAAATCAAACAAACATGGTGAAAGCCACGTAAGTTATTATTATCATGCTTACGCTGTACTTCAGGCCCAGATACGCCGAGCCCTTCCCCATCTTCCCGGCAACAATCCCGGAAGTGAAAGCCTGTACCAGGGCAGAGTGGAACATGAGCATACTGTACTCTTCTACATTAAAATATCCGCTGACTCCACCCATTCCCTGTGAAGAGGTGGAAAAAGAAGCCGTTTGTGGAAAGAAGTTAGTAGCAAGGATATAAACTATGAACAGGAAAACGAAAAAGGCTACATAGATTGTAATAACGTAGACTATCATTGCTGATGAGCGCTCTTTTTTCATATCCTCATCATTTCTAGCCTGTTTAGCAGTAATCGATAGTACGTTTTTAAGGTCACTTGTAGACTCAT harbors:
- a CDS encoding SWIM zinc finger family protein yields the protein MQEESKNARTFKELKWSDLQDWAGGKATAKGIKYQEEKRVKELKCTSSCSLVARVEGTIEYFTEVSLKNGKLSSICTCPVGHDCKHGVAAVLEYLDLIEQGEDVPVVTEEDILIKRSRRGFAGAGVSEAYEAEASPRIFQEYLEKLEKPELIEILTTFAKKDNMLGRYLKDRQTLASENPERVIGGIYSEMDELWRELKSSDFWTYEGEEMPDFSEVQIRLESLLDSGHPDELLDIGKELMDRYKEIEEYDEGDIGTQISDCIDVVFRALSQSSLSAHEKMLYALELELKDDYNILNAPTLWREDHTQEEWMLFAEALKVRFQEAAKEKETDILYESSWERDYVIDRLIDALRKAGHSEEIIPISELEAERTGNYTRLVRELLDSGQKKKAEEWIYRGIKKLREYDPGTAYELLQTLIEINEIEENWSFVAALETEEFFKFPQLSSYIRMQKAAKKIGKWKEIRESALQYLKNGKLPVNKPEVAEELSILPGSLPKTGLLESSSLKKIKPPVLDLLIQIAIQEDDADEVVHWYEEFKKRKGEAEKSGRSILEEEIAKAVKDKYPEVAIEIWKNIAEDLISKAKVRSYEVASIYLRRIKETLESIGKKEEWEAYLKQIREVNRFKKKLLEILNRLEKSRIISE